A window of Ruminiclostridium herbifermentans genomic DNA:
GAAGAAGAAAATACGCTTATACCAGTTGAAAATCAAGAGATTGATTGGGAATCAGGAACTATTACTGCTGTAGTAAAACATTTTTCACCTTGGCCTATTGTTGAAAGAGCATGGGATAAATATAATGATTCTTTAGCAGACAGTATATCTACTAGTAGCTTAAATTCAGAAAAAATAGGGGCAATTGTTTTTGGTATTGATATCAGTACAGAAATGGAACAAAATGAGTTGGGTCTTGAATCACAAAGGAAGAGAAAGTCAATTGCTTCACAATTGTTAGATTTCATTTCAAATGATTATTTTGTAACATACAATTATATCGGTGGAGTAGTGTCTACGTCTTCTAAAGGTAATGAAAGCTGTAATTTGATAGATTCTAGACCTTACATAGTAAGTGATTTTTATAAGGGTGAGAATTTTTATAATCAAGTGTTTAACTCAAATTATAATGTTAAGGCAAATTTAGATTCAGGTATTAAGTCCTCAATCAAAAGAGTAAATCAAATACAACAGGAATATGCTCCCAATAATGATAAGTTTAAGAAAACAGTTGTTATACTAACTGACGGAAATGGTTCTTGGAATTCAAGTAATTTTATAGAAAACACTAATGATATTCAATTAATTATTATTGGAGTTGGTAAATCAATTAATGAAACTAAGCTTGAGGCTATTGCAAAAGCAAATAAACAAGTTTATTATTCTGCTAATACTCACCTAGAATCATTGAAAAAATATTTTAAAGAAAATGTTTCAAATAGAGAAAGTAAATATAGTTGTATAGTAAATAAAATTAGTTCAACTCGAATTGAAAAATTCAATTCGATAGAACCTGTTGCTTTTAGTAGAGGTTATAGTGAAAATAGTGATATTGGAGGTATTAAGATATCAGATTCAAGTTTATGTAGTATAGGTGAAGTTGAATTTACAAATTCATTAAATGATGAAGAAGATGAGGGCGAGAAAGAGATATCAGTAACAGAAAGAACATTATTTTTTGGTGATGGTGATGCAAAGTTATCACTAAAAGATTTTACTGACATAGAAATAAAAGTTCGTGCGGAAAAAGGGAATTACCTAGCCTTAGCAGCCTATGATAATGCTCAGGCTGATACAGTTACAAATTTCATATTAATAGAAAATCAAAATGGTGAAGCGTATTATTATATTAAGGCGGCAGCATTACGGAAAGAGAATATTAGAGAACTATATATTGGTTTTACCGAAAACTATGATTATTCTCAAAATTCAATTGAGGAAATAAACCTATATAATATACCAGAGGGAGAATTAATAATTGGTTCTAATTTACATACAACTGTAGTCCCTTATTCACTTTCTAGTGTTTGCTATAATGCATATAATAAAAATAACTCTTCAACTTATAATATAAGTTATGAAATAGACTATAGCAATGCAAGTGAATATGTGAATCCAGTATTTAAAGCTAAAGAAGACTCTCAAGAAATGGATGTTGAGACTATGCTTTTTTATACTAACAAAAATACAGGAGAACGAACTTATTTATATTCATATATATATAGAGGTAGTAATGTAGCAGAAAATAACAATGGAGTAGAAATTAAAAAAGAAAATGGAAAGTGTTTTATAAATACAAGTAATATTCAATTAGATGAAGAAGAATTGTATGAATGGATATTATTTTTTACAGTACATCTTAAAGCTCCAATTAATAAGTATTACGAAGAAGTGACCGAAAATAAAGATCTTAAATGCGAAATGACTGTAATTTTTGATGATATTAATTCTAATATTAATGATAAACAAGTATTTACTGAATGCACTTATTCTCAACTTCCTATTATTCTATAATTATATTTAAAATTAACTAATTTGATATATTGAGTTCATTATTAATAAAGATATAGTTAATAATTAATCTAAGATTATTAGTTATATCTTTTTATTAGAAAAACATAAAGGAGAAAAGACTATGAAAAATAAAAGAAAATATTTAGCATATATACTTTGTTTTACAATAATTATGACATTATTACCTATAAAGACTTTTGCAGAAAAAAAAGATAATGTCACTGAAAGAACAAATGCATCTGTATTGAATTATGAATTTGTACAACAAACGACTACTCCAAGTGCTATCCCAATTAATCCATCAAAATATGTTGATGATGGATACGAAGTGACTTTTAAAGTGAACAACTATTGGGATGGAGAATTTAATGGTGAGTTTACAGTTACAAATACTGGGGAAAAGCCTTTAGAAAATTGGTACTTAAGTTTTGATTTTAAACATGAAATATGCGATATTTGGAATGCTGAAATCGTATCTCATAAAGGGGATAATTATATTGTTAAAAATAAGAAATATATTCAGGATATACCAATTAATGAAAATATAACATTTGGTTTTCAGGCAAAATGGACAAATGAAATTATTGCACCTGAACAATATAGTTTAATTATTCAAGAACAACCAGTTGCAAGTGAAGATTACAATATTGATTTTATAGTTTTGAATGATTGGGGAAGCGGTTTCAATGGTCAAATTAGTATTACAAATAATACACAAGAAACAATAGAAGATTGGATATTAGAATTTGATTCTAATAGAGAAATTGAAAATTTTTGGACAGCTAATATAGAAAAACATGAAGGCGGACATTATGTTATTAAAAATGCTGAATACAATAGCAATATAGAGCCTCGGCAAACTTTGATTTTAGGTTTTTCTGCTAAACTTGGAGGGGAATCTATAAATATATCTAATTTTCAGCTAAAATCTTGTAATTTAAAACCAGTTATTGAAATTGATCAGTTAACGGATGAAACAGATACATATGTCGTTAATACAAAAACTATTAATTTAAGTGGCTCGGTACAGTCTGCAGGAAAAGTTGAAGAAGT
This region includes:
- a CDS encoding dockerin type I domain-containing protein; this encodes MKKNISFIISIIIIILLSMQMSNVSAFDISESTDNNIKTLKTVYGDINNDGDIDSLDYATLKMYLLEADNEYNECYDLNKDNSVDAIDFALLKKYLLIYEQIEKTVDTDGDGLPDYYEKMIGTDLNKVDTDGDGINDYNEVILLHSDPLSSDSDKNGISDGDEIYMIKKSLEDTGNLEIKPTVTLELKGNDIDTLQINKISDYHDQIFKTFDGYTGLGFDFSVNTVFSEAIISYTFKDGLNKNSNKIYEICEFNEEENTLIPVENQEIDWESGTITAVVKHFSPWPIVERAWDKYNDSLADSISTSSLNSEKIGAIVFGIDISTEMEQNELGLESQRKRKSIASQLLDFISNDYFVTYNYIGGVVSTSSKGNESCNLIDSRPYIVSDFYKGENFYNQVFNSNYNVKANLDSGIKSSIKRVNQIQQEYAPNNDKFKKTVVILTDGNGSWNSSNFIENTNDIQLIIIGVGKSINETKLEAIAKANKQVYYSANTHLESLKKYFKENVSNRESKYSCIVNKISSTRIEKFNSIEPVAFSRGYSENSDIGGIKISDSSLCSIGEVEFTNSLNDEEDEGEKEISVTERTLFFGDGDAKLSLKDFTDIEIKVRAEKGNYLALAAYDNAQADTVTNFILIENQNGEAYYYIKAAALRKENIRELYIGFTENYDYSQNSIEEINLYNIPEGELIIGSNLHTTVVPYSLSSVCYNAYNKNNSSTYNISYEIDYSNASEYVNPVFKAKEDSQEMDVETMLFYTNKNTGERTYLYSYIYRGSNVAENNNGVEIKKENGKCFINTSNIQLDEEELYEWILFFTVHLKAPINKYYEEVTENKDLKCEMTVIFDDINSNINDKQVFTECTYSQLPIIL